Proteins encoded within one genomic window of Rhododendron vialii isolate Sample 1 chromosome 1a, ASM3025357v1:
- the LOC131299102 gene encoding uncharacterized protein LOC131299102 isoform X2, with amino-acid sequence MTPRLSPYSVSRHLSFQPTSLSLSLSLSLSLFATLSLAPMAPEKLTEYERRRLENIKRNDQMLASLNIHSKINDLTESTKRQRAQTKVIPEKKPKPEISIVIRRSLRRRGMPPDASIAGGLKKAKTPKLIPTLGPITMKDAYCGDATDQNLIETIMGVSKNSQLYSGDENENSGHPIRVSGCIDLGSLRLEPENVARVVQGRIPMVRFFPSTDMKLVAVGSEFGHVGFWNVDARNEDGDGIYLYQPHLGPVTGIVIHPCSLTKVYSSCYDGFLRLMDVEKEMFLLLYSSNDVIVSISQRPNDVKSLYFAGAQGIVNMWDERAGKTLTPWALHEERINTIDFSTYNTNIMATSSSDGTACIWDLRFVDAVKPKLLKTVSHNRAVQSAYFSPSGSYLATTGSDDKVGLVTGANFEDTSMIHYQNSTLGEQYGAGTIHTSSSEV; translated from the exons ATGACGCCACGTTTATCACCTTACTCTGTTTCCCGCCATTTATCTTTCCAgcctacatctctctctctctctctctctctctctctctccctctttgcAACTCTCTCACTCGCTCCAATGGCGCCCGAGAAGTTAACAGAGTACGAGCGGCGTCGGCTCGAGAACATAAAGCGCAACGACCAAATGCTCGCTTCTCTCAACATCCATTCCAAAATCAACGATCTCACGGAATCAACCAAACGccaaag ggcACAAACCAAGGTAATTCCAGAGAAAAAACCGAAGCCCGAAATCTCAATCGTAATCCGAAGGTCTCTACGGCGCAGAGGAATGCCACCCGATGCCTCCATTGCAGGCGGCCTAAAAAAAGCTAAAACCCCCAAATTAATACCTACATTGGGCCCTATTACCATGAAAGATGCTTATTGCGGTGACGCCACTGACCAAAACCTAATTGAAACAATAATGGGTGTTTCGAAGAATTCCCAATTGTACTCTGGCGATGAAAATGAGAATTCGGGTCATCCGATTAGGGTTTCTGGTTGCATTGATTTGGGGTCGCTGAGGTTAGAACCGGAGAATGTAGCTAGGGTTGTGCAGGGGAGGATACCGATGGTGAGGTTCTTTCCGTCAACGGATATGAAGTTGGTTGCGGTGGGGAGTGAGTTTGGGCATGTTGGGTTTTGGAATGTTGATGCTAGAAACGAGGATGGAGATGGGATTTATTTGTACCAACCGCATTTGGGGCCAGTCACGGGGATTGTAATTCATCCGTGCTCGTTGACAAAG GTATACAGCAGCTGCTATGATGGATTTCTTCGGTTGATGGATGTCGAGAAGGAGATGTTCCTCTTGTTATATTCCAGCAATGATGTCATAGTTTCCATTTCTCAACGACCAAATGATGTTAAGTCCTTATATTTTGCTGGGGCTCAAGGAATTGTCAATATGTGGGATGAGAGGGCTGGAAAAACTTTAACCCCATGGGCTTTGCATGAAGAGAGAATCAACACGATAGATTTCAGCACATATAACACTAACATCATGGCAACAAGTTCCTCAGATGGGACTGCTTGCATTTGGGATTTGAGATTTGTTGATGCAGTTAAGCCAAAATTGTTGAAGACAGTAAGCCACAATAGGGCCGTGCAATCGGCTTACTTTTCACCTTCTGGAAGCTATCTAGCAACAACAGG